The Pseudopipra pipra isolate bDixPip1 chromosome 4, bDixPip1.hap1, whole genome shotgun sequence DNA segment GAGGATCCCGGAGGGCCCCGGGCGGTGCCGGAGGATCCCGGCAGTCTGAGGGGCCCCGGATCCCGGAGGATCCCGGAACATCCCGGGCGTCTGAGGGGTCCCGGATCCCGGAGGATCCCAGAGGATCCCGGAGGATCCCGGCAGTCTGAGGGGTCCCGGATCCCGGAGGATCCCGGAGGATCCCGGCAGTCTGAGGTGTCCCGGATCCCGGAGGATCCCGGAGGATCCCGACAGTCTGAGGGGCCCCCGACGGCGCCGGCGGCTCTcgggcgccccctggcggccgcTGTGGCGCCGCGCCAGGCGGAGCGGCGCGGTGACGCCATCGTTCGGCGCCGCGCGGTGACGCCATCACGGCCGATCCTGACCCCGCTCCCGGTCCCGCTCCCGGTCCCTGGCCCGTGAGGGGGGCGCGGGACGGGCCGATGCGGCGGCGGGCAGGATGCACCAGAAGCTGCTGCGCAGCGCGCACTACATCGAGCTGGGCAGCTACCAATACTGGCCGGTGCTGGTGCCCCGCGGCATCCGGCTGTACACGTACGAGCAGATCCCGGTGTTCCTGAAGGACAACCCCTACATCACCGACGGATACCGCGCTTACCTGCCCTCCCGCCTCTGCATCAAGAGGTGAgcgcgccccgcgccccccccggGTACCCGGTCCCCGCTCACCGCCTGTCCCGCGTTCTGTCTCCTCGCAGCCTCTTCATCCTCTCCAACGAGACCGTCAACATCTGGAGCCACCTGCTCGGcttcctgcttttcttcacGCTGGGCATCTACGACTTGACGGCCGTGCTGCCCGCCGCCGGCGCCTCCCGCGAAGACTTCGTCATCTGCTCCGTCTGCCTCTTCTGCTTCCAGGTAGGCGCGGGCCGGGAGCGCCGGGGGGTTACAGCCCCTCGCCCCGTGCGGGCACAGCGCCTTGGAACCGCACTGCTCTGCAAGGGACAAGGCTCGGGGGGTCGGTCGCGTCTCCTTGCAATAACCCGGGGAGGACTGAAcacagctggcacaggagaGAGCCTGTGGAAGAACAAGGGCAATGTCAGGGCTGTGTCTCAGAGCTTCAGCAGCTTGAGCCATGTCTGATGTGGCTCCTAGACAGCATCAGGTGCTGCTGGAAAGGGCCTCCCACCGGGGCACGGGCATCAGCCATGGCCTGACGGTCAGGtagggcaggagggctggtgtTCTGACTTCTGAGCTGGTCTGAGCATGAGCTTCTATGTCAGATATGGACATGGAAGCACAGCAGACTTCATCAGGTGTGTGACATGTGGCTGCTGAGGCTCCTGTGATGGACACTGGCCCTGCAAGAACACAGAGCTGAAGGGCACTACGTGTGTTCTCTGGCAGTACAGGATGCCTGGGTACAGCCAGAAGTGGGGAAAACTCCCTCGCTGGCTAGAAAAGCACTGCTCTTgtgctcctccctcctcctgccgaGGGTCACAGAGGAACGAACGTTTCTTGAGGAAAGAATTTGATGCCAGCCTAGGAGCAAACACCCACACAAAGTGCCAGGGCCCAGCTCGAGCTGCAGGGCTGAAGCTTGTTTGCTCCCTGTTGGTTTTTAAGGAATTAATCATCCTCATTTGAACCTCTGTGTAGGTCTGTATGCTTTGCTCAGTAGGATATCACCTGTTCTGCTGTCACCGCTCGGAGAAGACCAGCCGGCGCTGGATGGCACTGGATTACGCAGGAATTTCCATCGGGATCCTGGGCTGCTACGTGTCAGGCGTGTTCTACGCCTTCTACTGCAGTAACGTGAGTCGGGAGCATTGTCCACGGAGCACTTAGTTCTTGGGGTCCTGTTGTTGCTTTCATGCTGTAGGAAGGGGGCTTGTGGCAGGGGAGAGAGGGGTGGGAACTGAAACatgtccttctggccccagcaGAACTGCGCTGGCTGAAGGCACAGGCAAATACAGGTTTACCTTTCCAGCTGTCAACTGCACAAAAcctcaagaaaataaatttctctgAAAGCAGGGAAACTTTACAGGTCCTACCTGTATCCAGTGCCTGGGGCTGATCATGGGATGGGTCCCACCACAGGCACTTCAAACAGCACTGCCCACAAGGTAGCTGTCAGGAGAAACAAGCTTGTTTTCTCTCCATCTAATAGAGGAGTGAAATGAGTTTCCTTCCAAGGCCTGCCATGTATACACTGTCAGGGAGCTGAACTGGGCTGctgaggcagaggtgcattGCCAGTGTTTGGGTGCAGGCACAGCTTGGAATAAAGGATGTGTTGTAGGTGCCCCGAGCAATacagtcccttccctcagtgccaGCTGACCACTACAAGTCCCTGCACTCACACCCACCGTGGTGCTTGCAGCAGGGACAGATTTGATCTGTCACTGTGATCTGTCATTGAAACTTCCTGCCCAGAGTTGACTCTTACACAGGATAAGAAACCCACAGACTtgcctttgtttctctttccctcaGTACTGGCGCCAGGTGTACTTGATCACTGTGCTGGCCATGATCTTGGCAGTGTTTTTTGCTCAGATCCATCCTAGTTACCTCAcacagcagtggcacaggctGCGCTCCATCATCTTCTGCTCCGTGTCTGGCTATGGAATCATTCCCACCATCCATTGGGTTTGGCTCAACGGTGGCATTAGTGCATCCATTGTAcaggtaagaaaaaaagaatgaaataagaTTCCCTTTTGCTTTTCACTTGCCATCTTCCTTGGGTCCTCTCACACTCAGGGAAGCGAcggggaagcagcaggagttAAATTCCTTCAGGTACAGAATTGTTTTGGTCGGTATGATCCAAATGCAAACACTTAGATATGTGATCGGGGTAGACAGGTTGTGTAGGTTCAGCCTGCTGTACTGCCTTAGACCTGCACGGTGAGAAGGAAGCTGGATGGAGGCGTGTCCCTGCCTGGGGACGGAGCAGCCGAGGGGGGCAGACCACACCCTTGTTCCACCTGGCCAAGGCCAGGAGCTGAGGTGGCTGTGGAGCAGGAAGCAATCTGTCAGGCTGCATTAGTGCTCGGGGTTGGCCACCTCCACAGCTCCACAGGGCAACCAGGAGACACTGATGGGGTGATTATTTGCTTCCTCTTCAATTCCCTGGGGTGGCAGCAGAAATCAGCATTTGCCTGCTCAGCCCTCTGTCTCTTATGCAATCCTCATCTAGTAGCACTGTGACATTATGGAACTCTTGCCCTGTTCAGGTTTCTCCACTTGGAATTACCCTGGGAAACCAGAGGCCCAGTACAGCTAAAGGCAGTGCAGTGTGCCCCAGTATGAAACCCCTGAAATCACTGCCATTATTCAGCAACCTGATGGTGCtgaaggaaacatttctttttcatagtGAGCAGAAACTGCATGGTCTTAGGCTGGCCTGGATGGAGGGTGGTCCCTGGGGTGATGGTTTAGCCCAgtccagagctgctgtgcaaTGTGGCAGAGCACCATTTGGGAATACACATGTGGCCTTCAGACAAGGCATTTCACACCAGCATTCTAAAAATCAGATCCACAGCAGCTGTCTCCCCCTGTCTTCCCTGCTTTGTTTCCCCTGGGATAGCAGGATGACACCTGTGGTACACGCTGTGTTCCCACTCTTCACAAAAATGCCCCACTTAGGTAACAAAACTTTCTGCTAAGGAAAACCCACCTGATGCCTGGGTTGCTGGTTGTTCAGCACCCAGTGTGAGCAGTCCTGTGGCCTTGGGTGCAGCAGCCACAGTTACAGTGGGTAAGTGGGATGTGCAGTGCAGTCTCCCTCACCCTGACTGTTCTGTGTGGGGTCAGGCTGGTGGCAGGTGGCCTTTCACTGACAAGTGCCATGTCTGCTGCAGGCTGCATGGGAACACTGAGTACCTTGTGTGTAGAAGCAGAAAGGTCAGAATAAAACAAGTTTATTCCCATTCAGGCTTTCTCAGAGTTGGGCATTTGCTTCCCTGTTGGATCTGTCCACAGCTGACATAGGCAGTGAAGGAAGATTCAGGGttttcatgctgttttcttctttatattcagggactttgtttttctggttttgctctcTAACAGAATAGGagagcttccttttcttttgcaggAGTTTGCTCCGCGGGTAGTTGTCATGTACTTCATCGCTGCTGTAGCTTTTCTCTTCTATATTTCCAAAGTTCCAGAAAGATACTTCCCAGGTAGGATATTCTCttctgggtggtttttttttcctgcagtgtcacagtccTTGCTGTGGGTGAACTTCCTGGGAGAGAGCAGGCTGACCATGTTCCCATGCAGAGAAAAATGGTGCACGTGTTTGCATCAGAAGAGGCAGACAACTTCCATGGAGTTGGTTAAAGAACTTGCCCCGCCTCCCCCCAAGTGCAGGGTGtgcaggagctctgcaggaggCTGATTGCTAACTGCACTGCACTCTGTTGCTGAATTTCACAGCTTAACCCCtcgcccttgttgcccacagGCCAGCTGAACTACCTCGGCTCGAGCCACCAGGTGTGGCACATCCTGGCAGTGGTGATGCTGTACTGGTGGCACCAGTCCACAGTGTACATCATGCAATACCGACACAGCAAGCCCTGCCCCGAGTACGGCGTGGACTTGTGAGCAAAGGTACAGCCCCGGGCACTGGGACAGTCTGACAGCCACAGGCTGACATGATCCTGGGTTTAAGCGCAGCTCACTTCCCCAGAGCAGGTGCTGACTGGTGCAATGCTTCCTGTAAAGAAAAAGCAGGGATCTGATGCCAGGCACTCTGCTGCACTGGATGAGGCTCTGTGGAGCTCCTGGGTCCTTGAGCAGTTCTAGAGCAGGCTGGACTAAGCCCTGCCAGATCCCTTCTAGGTCTGTGTCACAATTTTAATAGTCTCAAGACATCGTTAGTCTTTGTCCCTAAGTAGCCTTTTCCTGGATTTTGTGGAAATGAAATGAGTTGCTGATTTCATGTGCCCAGTAAGTGATTCACTTTGTTTCCCTGCTCTGTTTCAGAGGCAACAGTGGGATTTCTGTCTCTGAGGGGCTGGACTTCACATAACAAGCTGTGCTATGGACTGAAGCACTGAGGCAGTTCCTTCCCTGACTCCTGGATTGTTACCCTCTTGCTGGGACAGAGCATTGCCACGAGCTCTCATAAACCCAGGGGCATTGCCTGGGATCTGGGAGACGTTTCCGTCTCAGCCACTTGCTGTTCTGCAGTCAAGTACCAGACAGGTCTTCCTCGAGCAGGACAGTGGGAAGCTGGGCTGTCCAACTTGGCATGCAGATCTCGGTAGGACTTTTTGTTGCCTGGCAAAGACAAACAGCAGAAGTGAGTACCCCTGGCTGAGCCAACAGGTGTGGACACCAGGACTTTGGGTGTTGTTCAGGTGCATAATTAGGAGGATGCTCCTGACAGTGTGCCTGTAAAACCATGGGAACTCTGGGCCCCAGTCCTGCCtctgaagcacagctctgtggTCTGTGCATCCTTCTGCCTTTGCCCAAAAGGTGCTCTTGTGCTTTAGCCTTGGTACAGGAACACCTAAACTGGAATGCAGTGGATTTGTGTCCTCTTCTGGACAagctctttccctttttctggaAGTTAAGATCACATCCAGCATAGCTAGATCTTCACTGCAGATCTTACAAATTGCCTCCAATAGGGTCAGTGCCATTGCTTGAAGAAATTCCTCTAGATCCCTTCAGTATTGTGAAATATTCCAGGAGAGGCACTAAGCCTG contains these protein-coding regions:
- the PAQR3 gene encoding progestin and adipoQ receptor family member 3, coding for MHQKLLRSAHYIELGSYQYWPVLVPRGIRLYTYEQIPVFLKDNPYITDGYRAYLPSRLCIKSLFILSNETVNIWSHLLGFLLFFTLGIYDLTAVLPAAGASREDFVICSVCLFCFQVCMLCSVGYHLFCCHRSEKTSRRWMALDYAGISIGILGCYVSGVFYAFYCSNYWRQVYLITVLAMILAVFFAQIHPSYLTQQWHRLRSIIFCSVSGYGIIPTIHWVWLNGGISASIVQEFAPRVVVMYFIAAVAFLFYISKVPERYFPGQLNYLGSSHQVWHILAVVMLYWWHQSTVYIMQYRHSKPCPEYGVDL